Proteins from one Streptomyces genisteinicus genomic window:
- the dapD gene encoding 2,3,4,5-tetrahydropyridine-2,6-dicarboxylate N-succinyltransferase, with the protein MTDSPDSTTAQRTTGAVAAGLATLTAEGVVLDTWYPAPALTAEPGPAGTERLTAEQAVELLGAGAAKAVGPDARRGVEVVAVRTVIASLDDKPLDAHDAYLRLHLLSHRLVKPHGQNLDGLFGLLANVAWTSLGPVAVDSLETVRLNARAEGLHLQVTSVDKFPRMTDYVAPKGVRIADADRVRLGAHLAEGTTVMHEGFVNFNAGTLGTSMVEGRISAGVVVGDGSDIGGGASTMGTLSGGGNVRIVIGERCLVGAEAGVGIALGDECVVEAGLYVTAGTRVTMPDGQVVKARELSGASNILFRRNSVTGTVEARPNNAVWGGLNEVLHSHN; encoded by the coding sequence ATGACTGACTCGCCCGACAGCACCACCGCTCAGCGCACCACCGGCGCCGTGGCCGCCGGTCTCGCCACCCTCACCGCCGAGGGCGTCGTCCTCGACACCTGGTACCCCGCCCCCGCGCTCACCGCGGAGCCCGGCCCCGCCGGCACCGAGCGGCTCACGGCCGAGCAGGCCGTCGAGCTCCTCGGCGCAGGCGCGGCCAAGGCCGTCGGCCCGGACGCCCGCCGTGGTGTCGAGGTCGTCGCCGTACGCACCGTCATCGCGTCCCTGGACGACAAGCCGCTCGACGCGCACGACGCCTACCTCCGTCTGCACCTGCTCTCGCACCGGCTGGTCAAGCCGCACGGGCAGAACCTCGACGGGCTCTTCGGGCTCCTCGCCAACGTCGCCTGGACCAGCCTCGGCCCGGTCGCCGTGGACAGCCTGGAGACCGTGCGCCTCAACGCCCGGGCCGAGGGCCTGCACCTCCAGGTGACCTCCGTGGACAAGTTCCCGCGGATGACGGACTACGTCGCCCCCAAGGGCGTGCGCATCGCCGACGCCGACCGCGTCCGCCTCGGCGCGCACCTCGCCGAGGGCACCACCGTCATGCACGAGGGCTTCGTCAACTTCAACGCCGGCACCCTCGGCACCTCCATGGTCGAGGGCCGCATCTCCGCGGGCGTCGTGGTCGGCGACGGCTCGGACATCGGCGGCGGCGCGTCCACCATGGGCACCCTGTCCGGCGGCGGCAACGTCCGCATCGTGATCGGCGAGCGCTGCCTGGTGGGCGCGGAGGCGGGCGTCGGCATCGCCCTCGGCGACGAGTGCGTCGTCGAGGCCGGCCTCTACGTCACCGCCGGCACCCGGGTCACCATGCCCGACGGCCAGGTCGTCAAGGCCCGCGAGCTGTCCGGCGCGAGCAACATCCTCTTCCGCCGCAACTCCGTGACGGGCACGGTCGAGGCCCGCCCGAACAACGCGGTGTGGGGCGGCCTCAACGAGGTGCTGCACAGCCACAACTGA